Within the Cardiobacteriaceae bacterium TAE3-ERU3 genome, the region AGTTAGTTTTTTGCGATAAATCATACATTATGTTATTATTGATCGGCATTCTTCCGTCCAACTGATTGCTTTATACTGAACAATAAGGTAGTTGGTGCAAAATATTCAAATAACATCATGACTACCTATCGCCTCCCCATACTCGCCTTATTAGCCATACCTTGTTTGGGTTGGTCTGCTGTACCTGCCTCGCAGTTACTTGATCAAGCCCAAAAACATCAAAATACGCTGATACAAAGCCATACATTTGAGCCATTTCAACCCACAGAATTGGACTTGGATGCTTTAAAGAAACCATCAGAACCCCCCACCAGTTCTGATGGTGAAAGTTGTCAACAGATAGCACAGATTGCCATCGATAACAGTGAAGTACCTTCTTTTAATGACTACTTGTTTCAAGCGGCGGCTGATGCAGGGTATACGGGTACTAAAAATAAAGCATCCAGCGTTTACAATCTGGCCGCGCCTTTGCCTTGTCTCAGTGTTGGCGATATGGAGAAGCTGGTAACTTCAGCACAGAACAATTTGATTGATGATGGCTGGGTAACGGCTCGTGTATTGATCCCTGAACAAAATATCAAGACCGGCAAACTGACTATTGCATTGTTGCCGGGTTTATTTAACCAGGTCACTGTTCCTCAAGATAATGCCGAGCAGAATAATATTCACCGTTTACGTACCGCGAATGCGCTACCTGTGACATCAGGTGAAGCTCTGAATCTGCGTGATATCGAACAGGGGCTGGAAAATTTCAGACGCCTGCCTACAGTTTCAGCGCAAATAGACATTGCTCCAGGTGAACAAATGGGAAGCAGTGATCTTGTTGTGCACTGGGCTCAAAAAAACATACCTTTACGTATTAGTATGGGGCTTGATAATGGTGGGTCGAAAGATACGGGAAAATACTTGGGCAGCATTCATGCTTCTTATGACAATCCACTGAGATTAAATGATATTTTTTCTCTTTCCTATACCCGTAATTTATTACCCGGTAGTAAAGAAACAGACATCAGTGGCCATAGCGATACCGGTGAAACAAACAACTATAGTTTGAGCTATTCACTACCTTATAAATACTGGTCTTTAGCCCTGGGTCATAGTCAATACTATTACGATCAGATCGTTGCGGGACAAACAAAAAACTACCACTACAGCGGTAAAAGCAAGCAATGGCAGGCTGATTTATCTTATGTTGCTTACCGTAACCAGCGTAGCAAGGTGACACTGACCGCTGGTCTATGGGCCAAGCGGAACTTTAACTTTGTCAACGACACGGAAGTAGGTGTACAGCGCAGACAAACAGGTGGCTGGCAAATCGGTGCCAGGCAATTGACCTATTTTCCGCAAGGCACCCTGAGTAGCGCCATCAATTACAAGCAAGGTGAACGCTGGTTTGGTGCAATACCTGCTCCGGAAGAAGTGTTTGATGAAGGCACCGCGAAAATGGGTATTGTGACTGTCGATGTAAATTGGAATATGCCTTTTCAAATCGCAAATCAGCAATTTGACTGGGACACTCAGTGGCACGGTCAATACAATACAACCAAATTGACACCTGTTGACAGATTGAGCATTGGTGGTCGTTATACTGTTCGGGGATTTGAAGGCGGGTTATCGCTATCAGCCGAAAGAGGCGGATATACGCAAAACAATATCGCATGGCATTATCTACCGAACCACCGGATTTATTTGGGGTTGGATGCGGGCTATGTAAGTGGCTCGACCGCCCGTCAGTTGCCCGGCAAGTACCTGATTGGCACAGCACTTGGCATTAAAGGCAGTCATAACTGGCATGGCAAGTGGGATTATGACGCCTACATTGGCAAAGCACTTGTCCAACCCGGTGGTTTTGAACCAGACAAATTGACAGTAGGTTTTTCCTTTAATTACCAACTTCCACTGTAACTGTACTTTTATCGTTCTTACCTTGTCAACGTATCGTGTCAGCAATCTAATTGCTGACACAAACTCCCACACCGCCCTTCTTCATTATCTATTGGAACCCAACATCGCACGCTTCTGCAGGACACATATATGAACCAGAAATGCCACAAAGTTATCTATAGCCGCTCACTCAACCGTATGGTTGTTGTCAGTGAAATCAGCAAGTCCCGCAGCAAGTGCGGTAGCCGTATAACAGGCAATACACGTTCACCTCAGTACGCGATGACATTATTACCTTTGGCGTGGCGTATGCTGCTCGCCCTCGGTGGAAGCTTGATGCTGGTACCGGCCGCCAATGCTTATATTATTGCCGATGAAAATGCGCCTAAAGATCACCAGCCACAAATCTTGTTGTTGGGTAATGACACCCCACAAATCGACATTCAAACACCATCAGCTGGTGGTGTGTCGCTCAACGAGTACAGCCAGTTCAATGTCGATAACAAAGGCGCTGTACTCAACAACAGTCGAAAAAATAGCGTATCGCATATAGCTGGCTGGGTACCTGGCAACCCTAACCTGATCAAAGGTGAAGCCAACGTTATAGTTAATCAGATCAACAGTAATGATCCAAGCAAACTCAATGGCTATATTGAAGTAGCCGGTCAGCGTGCGGACGTCATTATTGCCAATCCCGGCGGCATTACTGTCAATGGTGGTGGATTCATCAATAGTGCGCAGACCATCCTGAGTACAGGGACAGCCGAAATTCATGCCGGACAACTGCAAGGGCATGATATTCGCAGTGGTAAATTGCGTGTAGAAGGCAAAGGACTCGACGTCAGTCAAAGTGATTACACCACAGTTCTTGCCCAGCAGATCGAGCTCGATGGGCCGGTTTATGCCAATGATAAAAAGCTCGATGTCATTGCCGGTAGCAATCACGTCGATGCACATGGCAATATCCAGCCGCATAATACTGGCTCGGGTGGCAATTATTCGGCACTAGACAGCAGCAAACTTGGCGGTATGTATGCCAACAGTATCCGTCTGATCAGTACGGAAAAAGGCATTGGCATTAACCATGCTGGCCATATTGCGGCTTCTACCCTGACATTGGATACAGACGGTACGCTGCACAACAGTGGAACGATCGAAGGCAACAACCAAACCATCACCTTGCAAGGTCTGGATAACAGTGGGGCATTGACAGCCACAGGCAATCAATCCATTGCAACACACCAGTTGACCAACAGCGGCACTCTTGGTGCCGGCCAAATACAGCATATTGATACCCGATCTGTCGATAACAGCGGCAATATTCAGGCCGGTTCACTGCAACTGACAACGCAGCAGCTACAAAATAAAGGCTCAATCAGCCAGACCGGTAACGGGCTGTTTAATATGACAAGTGAAGGGCTGGATAACAGCGGCCATATTGGCAAGCCACAGCGTGGCTCATCAACCGCATCATCAGATACGACTACAGGTGTGGATCAGCAAGCAAATGAAAACGGCTGGTTACAAGTTGGCTCTGTGGCGCACAACAGCGGGCAAATTACAGCAAATGGCAGCATGTCGCTGAGTAGCAACAGCAACCTTGTAAATAGTGGTAGCCTTACACCTGACAAATTGACCTTCAACGGCCAAGCACTACGTAACAGCGGCACAATAAGTACTAAGCAAGCTCACTTGAATGGCACACAGCTTGATAACAGTGGCAATTTGGGTAGTCTGCAGTTCAAGAAGCTCCACTTCACTGAAATTGACAATTCCGGCAATATTTATGGCTCATCCAGTTATACGGTTGAAAGCGAAACCCTACAAAACAGTGGTGCTATCAATTCCTCATCAGGATTGCATATTGATGCGACCAGTAGTATTAACAATAGTGGTGTTCTATCAGCCAATAACACGCTCGGTATTAACTCACCAACACTCGATAATACCGAACAAGGCCAAATCAGTGGTGGCAGCTTAAACCTGACCGGTACAACACTCGACAATAAAGGCGTCATTGCACAAACAAATTCCGGTGCATTGAATATTGAAACGCCTGTTTTGCATAACAGCGGAAATGTGGGCGTAGCAGCCGGCACAGCAGCGGCAGGCAGTACCGGATCTGCTGCATCAACTGGCACTACAACTGCCAGTGTACCTGTTTCAATCGGTAGTGGCAGTACCGGACGCATACAGTATGGACAAATAGATAATGGAGGCAGCATTGTGGCTGCTGGCCCAACAAACCTCACTGTGACAGACGATCTCAGTAATACTGGCAGCATGAGCCTCAACCAGTTCAACTATCAAGCTGAAACGCTGACCAACCGTGGTTTCTTGCATGCCAACGAAGCAACAATCACCTCAAGTGCTCTGGATAACCGAGGTGGCACCTTATCGGCGGGGCGCTTTGTACCGTTGAAATTCACACGTAGCTTTGACAATACCAACGGACGAATTCAGTCTCAACAAGATCTCGACCTTACTGTTGGTATTTTGAATCACCAAGGTGTCGACTCATTAATTGCATCGCAATCAGATTTAAACTTGCATGCGACGAGCATCAGCAATGAAGGCAAGTTATACAGTGGCAAACACTTCACCCTAGATACCCGGTCAATTGAGAACAGTGGACTGATCCAGGCTGGCAAAGAGCTCAGTGCGACACTTGAAAGTATTGACAACAGTGGTGATATTCGTGCGGAAACACTGCATATTGATGTTAATAATCTGGAAAATACCGGTAATATCGCCCAAACAGGTACAGGCGACTTTGCCATCAGTACACATGATTTGTATAACCACAAAGATGCGGTACTGGGCAAACCGCTGGATCCGGCATCTACTGCCGGCGGCACTACAGGCACCCCGCCGGCAGCCACACCCCAAAGTGGCAGTGCCGGGAATTTAACTGTCCACGGCAATCTCGACAATAAAGGGCGACTAACGGCCAATGGTAACAGCAGCCTCGATGTAAGTGGCCAATTCAAGAATCTGGGCAGCATAGGTTTGCATGAATTGACAATGAGTCGTGCACACTTGAATAACGAAGGCACTATCTATGCCGATATCGCAGACTTGAGTGGCCAAACCTTGCACAACAGCGGCAAATTGCAAGCGGATCTGTTCAAGCGCTTCGACTACCAGAACCTGATTGACAATCAGGGCGTGATTGCCGGGCAACAAAATTTTGTCATCAACACTGCCCGCTTAAACAATACGGTGAAAGGACTGATTCACGGCGACAATGACCTCGAAGTCGACGCGCGCATGATAGACAACCTTGGGACGATTCATGCCAGCCATGACCTGCACCTTACCAGCGGTAATACCACGCTGGACAATCAAGGCCAGCTCGGCGCAGGAAATGCCTTGGATCTGGATAGCCGGAACATTGAAAACCACAAGGGCGCAATACTGACTGGCAAAGCAGTCACACTTAATAACCAAAGCCTGAACAATGCAGGTAATATTCAAGGCGCAACATTGGCATTGACCAACGAGCGCACAACCAACCAGGGCAATATTCTGTTTACCGGCAATGTCACCCTCGACAGTAGCACTTTTAATAATCCGGGACATATTGCCGCAGGTGGGCAGCTCGATGCAACGCTGAAAAATGCCAATAACAGCGGCACAATAGATGCCAAAGTGATGGATTTGACCGCCACTACACTGACCAACGAGGGCATCATCAATGCCCAAAAATCCCTGGATATTACTGCCGAACGTACTGTCAATAAAACCGGTGCCAGCATCCAAAGCCGCACCGGCGTACTGAACGTAGACAGCAAAACCCTCGAAAATCAGGGCGCGATGTTTGCCCGCACATGGAATGGTCAAGGCGATACACTAAGAAATCACGGAGATATCGCGGCAACAGAAACTTTGAGCTCGGCCTATAAAACCCTGCGCAATCAGGGCAACATTGTAGGCAATCAGCTCCAGCTGGAAGCCGACCAGATTGACAACAGCGGCCATATCCGCCAAACCGGCACCGCTACACTGGCACTGAACAGTACTAGACTGGATAACCTTGATCAGGCATTGATTGGCAAAGTGGCTGCGACTACCAGTGCTACTTCAACAGGAACAAGTGGTAGCGCAACTGCGGGAGTAGACGGGCATATCACCGCAGCCAACATCGTCAACCGTGGACAAGGCAGCATCAACAGCGCAGGCGAGTTGACCGTCAATACTGCACAAACGTTAAATAACGATGCCACCATCAGTGCTGAAAAACTGAACTTTAATGGCAAGACGCTGACCAACAGTGGCACGATTAACGTGACACAAGCGGCCATTGATGGCGAGCGTATCAACAACCACGCTATTCTTTATGCTGGGCAATTCAGCAATCTGACCCTGACCCAACTGGACAACCAGGGCACCCTTGGCAGCGAGCAGGCACTGGATGTCAATGCGACAACCCTCCATAACCTCGGAACCAACGCCAAACTGTTCTCTGCAAATGCACTGACTGTGAATAGTGAAACCCTGAATAATACAGGTACAGTCCAGGGTAAAAGCCTGACATTAAATAACCGGCAAACCACCAGAAATAGTGGAACATTACAAGCCGTCGATGATGCCGCTGTAAATACCACAACCCTAAACAACAATCATGGCAACATTTACAGTGGCAAAAATCTGGCAATTACTGCGACCATGACCAGCAACAGCGGCAATCTTGAAGCAAAAGCAAAACTGGTTCTTGATAGCGATAATCTGGCCAATAGCGGTAACATTCATGCTACTGACAGCAATATTCATATTGCTGACCTGCTTGATAATCAAGCTGGTGGTACCATCACCGCAGAGCACACCCAGCAAATTGAATCAGCCAATCTCGATAACACAGGCAAAATTGCCGCTACGGACAAAGTTGAACTGTCAACCGGCAAACTCGATAACCGTGGAGAACTGATCAGTCAAGATCTCGGTATTACAGCGGCATCATTGCAAAACAGTGGCAGCATCACCCAGACCGGCAATGCCGACCTGACTTTACATACCGCCGAACTGATTAACAAAAATGGCGGCGCGATACTCAGCGGTGGCAGCCGTACTACAGCGACTACCCCGACACCGGGCACAGCCGGTTCGACGGCCACAGTAGGCACCCACACCCTCGATATTACAGACCGTATCACCAACAGTGGCTCTATCAGTACCGGCGGCAATATCGAACTCGATGTCAGCCAGCACATCGACAACGCAGGCAAACTGCGTATGGACGCGCTCAACATCACACCGGCGCTCAAATGGACATTGCATGACAGCAGTGACATTGCGGTCAACAGTGCCAAATTTTCCCTCCCTGAAACTGTGCTGAATGGTCATCTCAGTACGAAAACGCTGGATGTCGACAGTCAGCGCTTCACCAACCTGGGCACACTGAGCTATAACCATGCCGACTGGCATAATGTCACTGACTGGACCAACAGCGGAAAGCTCAGCACCACAGAAGATCTCGTATTTGATCACATCGCATTTGCCAATACCATCGGCGCCAGTATAAAAACCAGCGGCAAGTTCATCTTCAGTGGCGACGTACTCAATAATGCCGGTAGTCTGCTCGCCGGTGGTGATCAGACCATTACCACACCCGAACTCAATAACAGCGGTATCATTGCTACCAATGCCACCCAGCACTGGAATATCGCCACACTGAACAACCAAAGTGGCGGCGAGATCGACGCGGCAACACTTGATTGGCAGCTGACCAATTTGAATAACCATGGTGCCATCTTCCATACAGGAGGGGGCGCATTGCGTATCGAGGCTAAAGACCTCGTTAACGGCGAAGCAATACTCGGACACAGCAGTGTCACACTGCCGAATCAGGCGGCAAGTCTCAATCCTGCAACCCCATCAACACCAGCTACAGGTACAACACCTGCAACGCCCATAAACAGCCTTATTCACGTCGCAGAAACACTGACTAACCAGGGGCAAAGCGGACAGAAAGCGGCCATTGTCAGCAATCAGGATGTCTCGCTCGACCTCGGTCACACACTGACCAACCGTCATGGCGGGCAAATTCAACTGCAACAGCTCGACCATCACGGTAAAAGCCTGACCACAGAACATGGCAGTACTATCGATGCTGACCACCTCAATCTCGACATCGACCATTTGAACAATGCAGGCGAGCTACTGACCAGCAATGACCTGACCCTGCACAATTTGAGTACCTTTACCAACAGCGGCACCATCGGGACCCTTGCAGCACTCAATATCGATCACAACGGTACACTGCAAAACAGTGGTGCAATCAAAGCGGCACAGCTTGATCTCAATACCACCACACTTGCCAACCTCAGCGGCGGTAACATTCAAAGTGCCGGTGAAGCCAATATCACCACGCAAAACGGACTGAAAAACAGAGGAAAAATTGCCGCACAGCAGCTCAACCTTAAAATCCCTTCTCTTGATAACAGTGGGCATATCTTTGCCCACAATAACTATACGCAGTCCTTAACCGGATACATCAATAACTCCGGTACCTTAAGCGGTGGCAATACCCTGAGTTTCAATCATGCACCACTGTCCAATAGAGGCAATATTTATGCCTATGATCTGAGCATTACCACGCCGCAGTTCAGCAACTCGGGAACAATCAGTGCACAGCACAACCTCTACATAAAGCGCCCCGGAAGCTGGCAGGTCAGCGGCAATATTACTGCCGGCAACCAACTGCACTTTGACATTGGCGGCGCACTGTATAACACATCAACCTTCGGTGGCGTCAATGAAACGCGCATTGATGCAAGCAGCATCAGCAACAGTGGTCGTATTCTTTCTGAAAGGCATATCAATCTGCATGCTGGTTCGCTCAGCAACACTGGCTTGATCAATAGTAGCGGAACAACCGAACTCGACATCAATGGTACACTCGACAATAGCGGAAGCGGCCGTATTTACGGTGATCGTGTACAGATTAACGCCTATAACCTGAATAATACTGCAAGAAGCTGGGCTGCTCCGGTCATCGCTGGACGTTACAGTGTCCAGATTGAAGCCAACAACGTACGTAATACTGCACCATATATGGGTAACAATGCCGTTGGGGCATTGATCAAAAGTGATGGCAGTATGAGTATCAGCGGACGTTGGGGCCGTGCATCACAAATCCTCAACAGAGGCTCGACCATCGAATCTCGTGGCAGCATGAGCCTTGCTGCAAACAGCATACGCAATGAGAACGTGTATATCCGTACGGAAATGCAGCAAAAAAGTAGCAAACAAAAGCTTACTTATCAAAAAATTCGCGAGAATGGGCGTGTTCCATATGGTGAGATATATGATAGTGAAGAGCACG harbors:
- a CDS encoding ShlB/FhaC/HecB family hemolysin secretion/activation protein — its product is MTTYRLPILALLAIPCLGWSAVPASQLLDQAQKHQNTLIQSHTFEPFQPTELDLDALKKPSEPPTSSDGESCQQIAQIAIDNSEVPSFNDYLFQAAADAGYTGTKNKASSVYNLAAPLPCLSVGDMEKLVTSAQNNLIDDGWVTARVLIPEQNIKTGKLTIALLPGLFNQVTVPQDNAEQNNIHRLRTANALPVTSGEALNLRDIEQGLENFRRLPTVSAQIDIAPGEQMGSSDLVVHWAQKNIPLRISMGLDNGGSKDTGKYLGSIHASYDNPLRLNDIFSLSYTRNLLPGSKETDISGHSDTGETNNYSLSYSLPYKYWSLALGHSQYYYDQIVAGQTKNYHYSGKSKQWQADLSYVAYRNQRSKVTLTAGLWAKRNFNFVNDTEVGVQRRQTGGWQIGARQLTYFPQGTLSSAINYKQGERWFGAIPAPEEVFDEGTAKMGIVTVDVNWNMPFQIANQQFDWDTQWHGQYNTTKLTPVDRLSIGGRYTVRGFEGGLSLSAERGGYTQNNIAWHYLPNHRIYLGLDAGYVSGSTARQLPGKYLIGTALGIKGSHNWHGKWDYDAYIGKALVQPGGFEPDKLTVGFSFNYQLPL
- a CDS encoding filamentous hemagglutinin N-terminal domain-containing protein, producing MNQKCHKVIYSRSLNRMVVVSEISKSRSKCGSRITGNTRSPQYAMTLLPLAWRMLLALGGSLMLVPAANAYIIADENAPKDHQPQILLLGNDTPQIDIQTPSAGGVSLNEYSQFNVDNKGAVLNNSRKNSVSHIAGWVPGNPNLIKGEANVIVNQINSNDPSKLNGYIEVAGQRADVIIANPGGITVNGGGFINSAQTILSTGTAEIHAGQLQGHDIRSGKLRVEGKGLDVSQSDYTTVLAQQIELDGPVYANDKKLDVIAGSNHVDAHGNIQPHNTGSGGNYSALDSSKLGGMYANSIRLISTEKGIGINHAGHIAASTLTLDTDGTLHNSGTIEGNNQTITLQGLDNSGALTATGNQSIATHQLTNSGTLGAGQIQHIDTRSVDNSGNIQAGSLQLTTQQLQNKGSISQTGNGLFNMTSEGLDNSGHIGKPQRGSSTASSDTTTGVDQQANENGWLQVGSVAHNSGQITANGSMSLSSNSNLVNSGSLTPDKLTFNGQALRNSGTISTKQAHLNGTQLDNSGNLGSLQFKKLHFTEIDNSGNIYGSSSYTVESETLQNSGAINSSSGLHIDATSSINNSGVLSANNTLGINSPTLDNTEQGQISGGSLNLTGTTLDNKGVIAQTNSGALNIETPVLHNSGNVGVAAGTAAAGSTGSAASTGTTTASVPVSIGSGSTGRIQYGQIDNGGSIVAAGPTNLTVTDDLSNTGSMSLNQFNYQAETLTNRGFLHANEATITSSALDNRGGTLSAGRFVPLKFTRSFDNTNGRIQSQQDLDLTVGILNHQGVDSLIASQSDLNLHATSISNEGKLYSGKHFTLDTRSIENSGLIQAGKELSATLESIDNSGDIRAETLHIDVNNLENTGNIAQTGTGDFAISTHDLYNHKDAVLGKPLDPASTAGGTTGTPPAATPQSGSAGNLTVHGNLDNKGRLTANGNSSLDVSGQFKNLGSIGLHELTMSRAHLNNEGTIYADIADLSGQTLHNSGKLQADLFKRFDYQNLIDNQGVIAGQQNFVINTARLNNTVKGLIHGDNDLEVDARMIDNLGTIHASHDLHLTSGNTTLDNQGQLGAGNALDLDSRNIENHKGAILTGKAVTLNNQSLNNAGNIQGATLALTNERTTNQGNILFTGNVTLDSSTFNNPGHIAAGGQLDATLKNANNSGTIDAKVMDLTATTLTNEGIINAQKSLDITAERTVNKTGASIQSRTGVLNVDSKTLENQGAMFARTWNGQGDTLRNHGDIAATETLSSAYKTLRNQGNIVGNQLQLEADQIDNSGHIRQTGTATLALNSTRLDNLDQALIGKVAATTSATSTGTSGSATAGVDGHITAANIVNRGQGSINSAGELTVNTAQTLNNDATISAEKLNFNGKTLTNSGTINVTQAAIDGERINNHAILYAGQFSNLTLTQLDNQGTLGSEQALDVNATTLHNLGTNAKLFSANALTVNSETLNNTGTVQGKSLTLNNRQTTRNSGTLQAVDDAAVNTTTLNNNHGNIYSGKNLAITATMTSNSGNLEAKAKLVLDSDNLANSGNIHATDSNIHIADLLDNQAGGTITAEHTQQIESANLDNTGKIAATDKVELSTGKLDNRGELISQDLGITAASLQNSGSITQTGNADLTLHTAELINKNGGAILSGGSRTTATTPTPGTAGSTATVGTHTLDITDRITNSGSISTGGNIELDVSQHIDNAGKLRMDALNITPALKWTLHDSSDIAVNSAKFSLPETVLNGHLSTKTLDVDSQRFTNLGTLSYNHADWHNVTDWTNSGKLSTTEDLVFDHIAFANTIGASIKTSGKFIFSGDVLNNAGSLLAGGDQTITTPELNNSGIIATNATQHWNIATLNNQSGGEIDAATLDWQLTNLNNHGAIFHTGGGALRIEAKDLVNGEAILGHSSVTLPNQAASLNPATPSTPATGTTPATPINSLIHVAETLTNQGQSGQKAAIVSNQDVSLDLGHTLTNRHGGQIQLQQLDHHGKSLTTEHGSTIDADHLNLDIDHLNNAGELLTSNDLTLHNLSTFTNSGTIGTLAALNIDHNGTLQNSGAIKAAQLDLNTTTLANLSGGNIQSAGEANITTQNGLKNRGKIAAQQLNLKIPSLDNSGHIFAHNNYTQSLTGYINNSGTLSGGNTLSFNHAPLSNRGNIYAYDLSITTPQFSNSGTISAQHNLYIKRPGSWQVSGNITAGNQLHFDIGGALYNTSTFGGVNETRIDASSISNSGRILSERHINLHAGSLSNTGLINSSGTTELDINGTLDNSGSGRIYGDRVQINAYNLNNTARSWAAPVIAGRYSVQIEANNVRNTAPYMGNNAVGALIKSDGSMSISGRWGRASQILNRGSTIESRGSMSLAANSIRNENVYIRTEMQQKSSKQKLTYQKIRENGRVPYGEIYDSEEHDIYIQKGGDQELVIDGVPGIEDFVIYDYQETIFEDRAVETQPGHITVGGNLHVDSASAVNDKSKILVAGTINNGGKDIHNEDLKGSRKTLVDGQFVDKVVKACGFLGGDHCNRWGKWQPYQFEKDESDVTIPLTQTEEHAVVSYSGQRAASSGISASGRSGSVDAGFKTLNKVDVSLPQNSLYKVDPNDPLALVHIDPDYIGGVIADFKPGITPEQRNREHDSGNIGTDATAVANGNQANLQKVDDAATPKTTAERLDAISVDIGSRKDNLLADLDNRFNQQVNPDSAYQSGVTFGVDQAKIDLAAPYVPALLKDNPALTESMHKRIGDMYTEMQLIQDQVGDLTGRKIFNDGTAVEEYKALLDSGAHFAQQFNLKPGVELTAEQMASLTDDLVWYVNRDVTLPDGSVQTVSVPKVYLRPQKGDIDGRYTYISADHIIDDSKTGHLKNDAIYNGRKSIQINNAGVTNRGTISAGRLYSNNSATFDNTGGQVTARHVLDINAGNIVGQSTTRNDKYQIGIGEHSTTTIDRQSSFILDNGGEGEAGYLNLHAKNTNTQNGSAIINRNKDSATFVSGDKGVILGTVSTEETHNHDADSRHYNHESTRTDNGTVIQGQGNVTVSSIAGKVDATAAQIDSANGKTTVYGAKGVDIKNGWRDDGLAYATTNIRKKLFNTTRTADQHDEQSHQAIASNVTGKTVDIIAGDIQQDGTVTGNADITLTGSNVVSDHGTLLKAGHDITLNSAENTYSIDHQQQSTKSGLMGAGFGIFYGTRNQNNDTTQKGTVYSAGMVGALDGNVIINAGKHYQNNGNLVHAGRGDEQLTREQWEALSTEDKLRAGNVFIVGQSGEETGLINTHHQESHLRSKQEGLTLSIGGQVVSGIQSVKSNLDRLDSGNSRVAAMSAANSAWSAYNTYQAVQGGSDGDTINIRLTYGSSQSSSDQVQNSQGIQAAQTTAAGTVNYLIRGQGEESTLNIIGSDSGGRFGTNFDVEGKKHFKALELNHDASSRNKSSGADAGIGASYSRQSNSASFGGTGSFHYGKGYSEEQTTTYRNTHIGSAEGLLNLGDGKTTLEGAQGFGYRIIGNTKDLTIISLQNSGRSKAEQFNVSATATYGYGGGSASGDISYQTAKGSMQSISADSGQRDALGGANANSSKAGQLGAHIADDDQRANINQALHSGQSGLFAGDGGYGINNTGTTTLDGGIITSSAVAEAEGRNSFITDRLLLKDLDNHSKLEAKGISLGGSVVTGGGFGKSAGVGKEGHDERGTTYASINTANITIRDEAGQQQLSGQSVAETIARANRNITTETAKANSGATGQSIATEGAMAAVGEEMEVTREFAPHAAQSVAYVSDKLAHSEEYNKARLAALAAESILAKPDISPAKRESARNDLSNAQAIMNQYQGAQDLWGEGGIARAGLHGISGVIVGGDVAGGIGAAASSLTAPTITKLKEGRGVIGGTLIDFGAGGLIGALSGDYTGAVTGANTDWYNRQLHRAEIDRINETADEYARENGISRDQAVKELIFTAAMQVDKKNNELLSGELSNEEYRRAQQWLGTHGQGSIIFNSDGSASAQTYFSATEEQWKNSFTNLSHISTGSPINFMDMVDNKAASIISNAAWDSSGRYGGGKTSAKNIIAQYGYEEENLRQLGQDAKALIPLLNKETDRNLAALHALRQSNPDISEEALQNSKPYKRLQELHSSIKATANVLNDKDFVTPLFKDDPDFQRGKDIADMTLLKAAIGLSSNRSAGNAVKAGNIRVKAQPDARPDGSGMIAQRGQFTLFEDGRVVNSNGTKYAFAGYDGDKNIVYAYESSKSSYVRINSDGGLDRLTSSEVPAKFRTSSFTYGNANPQKPQKQRPNYDWIDEHRNSNAVPGFIGEKAHSENTYFVNEVQWQAPHNGTSLEYKVYQQNINLDARPRLSDGDLSTNAELMHAGKAPFVLKNGKYEQVQLHHSRQNGQGALFELTESTHNAKKGTGREALHPYGNSVHPEYPVNRELFDKDRKQYWKDRLNQLKGGK